A single genomic interval of Salmo trutta chromosome 13, fSalTru1.1, whole genome shotgun sequence harbors:
- the LOC115206465 gene encoding E3 ubiquitin-protein ligase TRIM39-like, producing the protein MATFSSPQSEDQFLCSICLDVFTKPVTTPCGHNFCMACVSGYWDTTDHCLCPLCKRRFYRRPDLFVNTFIADMADQFMHAVQEKSPVSQAQRPTKLGETACDVCTGTKLKACKSCLVCLTSFCETHLQPHQIAPALKRHTLIDPVDNLEEDRTCKKHNKFLELFCRTDQMCVCQFCTETDHKDHHTVPIEEECEERKAQLGKTEAQVQHLIQERLQKIQEMKHSVDLRNKYTQREKAKTIQLFTDLVQSFQKSQTDYMEVVEEEKKAEERWAERLIWGLEQEIAGLQRRRTELEKLSNTEDHLHLLQSSASLCSFSPTMDWSQISIHTKLCVGNLRRALCQLAETLRIMPQLLDTVKTLHKSLCDSEHQRMQQYAVDVTLDPDTANCKLVLSEDWKQVRLGDIKQHLPDKLARFDTTLCVLGKEGFSSGRFYYELEVKGKTDWSIGVARESINRKGRITLSPENGYWILSLRKGDEYTAGASPFRSLSLREKPQKVGVFVDYEEGQVSFYDVEAKSPIHSFIDYTFTEKLYPYFCPGKRSGNSAPLIISTIDEIELFQVS; encoded by the coding sequence ATGGCTACCTTCAGCAGTCCCCAGTCTGAAGATCAGTTCTTGTGCTCTATCTGTCTGGATGTGTTTACTAAGCCAGTCACAACTCCATGTGGACACAACTTCTGCATGGCCTGTGTCAGTGGATACTGGGATACCACTGACCACTGCCTGTGTCCACTGTGTAAACGAAGGTTTTATAGGAGACCAGATCTCTTTGTCAATACTTTCATTGCTGACATGGCTGATCAATTCATGCATGCAGTTCAAGAGAAATCTCCAGTCAGCCAAGCACAACGTCCTACCAAACTTGGAGAAACGGCCTGTGACGTCTGCACTGGGACAAAGCTCAAGGCCTGCAAGTCCTGCCTGGTGTGTCTGACCTCTTTCTGTGAGACTCACCTGCAGCCTCATCAGATAGCCCCAGCCCTAAAGAGACACACACTGATTGACCCTGTGGACAACCTGGAAGAAGACAGGACGTGTAAGAAGCACAACAAATTCCTGGAGCTGTTCTGCAGGACTGACCAGATGTGTGTCTGCCAGTTCTGCACTGAGACAGACCACAAAGATCACCACACTGTCCCTATAGAGGAAGAGTGTGAAGAGAGGAAGGCTCAGCTGGGGAAGACAGAGGCACAAGTGCAGCATCTGATCCAGGAGCGACTGCAGAAGATTCAGGAGATGAAACACTCAGTAGATCTCagaaacaaatacacacagagagagaaagcaaaaacCATTCAACTCTTCACTGATCTGGTGCAAAGCTTTCAGAAAAGCCAGACTGACTACATGGAGGTGgttgaggaggagaagaaagCAGAAGAGAGGTGGGCTGAAAGGCTCATTTGGGGGCTGGAGCAGGAAATCGCAGGGTTACAGAGGAGACGCACTGAGCTGGAGAAGCTCTCAAACACTGAAGACCACCTCCACCTTCTCCAGAGCTCTGCATCCCTCTGCAGTTTTTCTCCCACCATGGACTGGTCTCAGATCAGTATTCACACTAAGCTGTGTGTAGGAAACTTGAGGAGAGCTCTGTGTCAGCTTGCAGAGACTCTGAGAATCATGCCCCAGCTGTTGGACACAGTGAAGACTTTACATAAGTCATTGTGTGATTCTGAGCACCAGAGGATGCAGCAGTATGCAGTGGATGTGACTCTGGACCCTGATACGGCAAACTGCAAACTTGTCCTGTCTGAGGACTGGAAACAAGTAAGACTTGGAGATATAAAACAACATCTTCCTGACAAACTAGCAAGGTTTGATACTACTCTTTGTGTCCTGGGAAAGGAGGGTTTCTCTTCAGGGAGATTCTACTATGAGTTGGAGGTTAAGGGGAAGACTGACTGGTCTATAGGAGTGGCCAGAGAGTCCATCAACAGGAAGGGAAGGATTACACTGAGCCCTGAGAATGGATACTGGATTCTGTCACTGAGGAAAGGAGATGAGTACACCGCTGGTGCTTCCCCGTTTCGCTCCCTCTCACTGAGAGAGAAGCCTCAGAAGGTGGGAGTGTTTGTAGATTATGAAGAGGGTCAGGTCTCCTTCTATGATGTGGAGGCCAAGTCTCCTATCCACTCTTTCATTGACTACACCTTCACTGAGAAACTCTATCCATACTTCTGCCCTGGTAAACGTAGTGGAAACTCTGCCCCTCTGATCATCTCTACTATCGATGAAATTGAACTTTTTCAGGTCAGCTGA